From the Terriglobales bacterium genome, one window contains:
- a CDS encoding COX15/CtaA family protein: protein MRAAHHNAYHAGHHRFAVFTAAVTFMLLIAGALVTSNDAGLAVPDWPTSFGSLYKIPPMVGGVKYEHGHRMVAQFVGLLTIILAVWTHRVEHRGWMRGLGWAALALVIVQGVLGGVTVLFFLPPAVSTAHATLAQTFFCTVVLMALFTSRGWVEEEARMALDVRRPRLTTLAAWSAAFILLQLILGAAFRHSGMKLLPHLILAGVVTVLVLWTAVRALMDYSHAPEIFQPAIVLLVLLVAQLGLGFGAYLTRVEWSQEAAQPLTSMVATTVAHVAVGALLLAASVVLVAQTRRHLADPDESHAGHRHNSRTPKAVHA from the coding sequence ATGAGGGCGGCGCACCACAACGCGTATCACGCGGGACATCATCGGTTCGCCGTGTTCACGGCGGCGGTGACGTTCATGCTGCTGATCGCGGGGGCGCTGGTCACGTCGAATGACGCCGGACTGGCAGTGCCGGATTGGCCGACTTCGTTCGGGTCACTCTACAAGATTCCGCCCATGGTGGGCGGCGTGAAGTACGAGCACGGACACCGCATGGTGGCCCAGTTCGTGGGACTGCTGACCATCATCCTGGCGGTGTGGACGCACCGCGTGGAACACCGGGGCTGGATGCGCGGTTTGGGCTGGGCGGCGCTGGCGCTGGTGATCGTGCAGGGCGTGCTGGGCGGAGTGACGGTGCTGTTCTTCCTGCCGCCAGCGGTCTCGACCGCACATGCGACGCTGGCACAAACATTCTTCTGCACGGTGGTGTTGATGGCGTTGTTCACGAGCCGAGGCTGGGTGGAGGAAGAAGCGCGCATGGCGCTGGATGTACGACGGCCCCGGCTGACGACGCTGGCCGCGTGGTCGGCGGCCTTCATCCTGCTGCAACTGATCCTGGGGGCCGCCTTCCGGCACTCGGGGATGAAGCTGCTGCCACACCTGATTCTGGCGGGGGTGGTGACGGTGCTGGTATTGTGGACGGCGGTGCGCGCGTTGATGGACTACTCCCATGCCCCGGAAATCTTCCAGCCGGCGATCGTGCTGCTGGTGCTGCTGGTGGCGCAGCTGGGGCTGGGCTTCGGGGCCTACCTGACCCGAGTGGAATGGAGCCAGGAGGCAGCGCAACCGCTGACCAGCATGGTGGCGACGACGGTGGCGCACGTGGCGGTAGGCGCGCTGCTGCTGGCCGCCTCGGTGGTGCTGGTCGCGCAGACGCGACGACACCTGGCCGATCCAGACGAGTCACACGCCGGACACCGGCACAACTCCCGTACTCCCAAGGCGGTGCACGCATGA